The following nucleotide sequence is from Populus trichocarpa isolate Nisqually-1 unplaced genomic scaffold, P.trichocarpa_v4.1 scaffold_104, whole genome shotgun sequence.
AATTTGCTTTTGGATTTCAGCCCTTGGAATACAAGGATCATTTCTTGCTGTCTATTTGGTATGCCAAGATTCCTGAGAAGACCATAGTTTGGTATGCAAATGGAGATAATCCTGCACCAAGGGAGTCTAAGGTCGAGCTGAGGGGTGATAGTGGGCTGGTGCTTACTGATCCTCAAGGCAACCTAATATGGTCATCTGGTAGCCTTCTTGGTACAGTTTCGTCAGGTGTAATGAATGACACTGGCAACTTCGTGCTTCAAAATAGCAATTCTTTCAGGTTGTGGGAGAGTTTCAGCAATCCCACTGATACATTGTTGCCTACTCAGATTATGGAGGTTGGAGGGGTGGTTTCTTCTCGAAGGACGGAGACCAACTTTTCGCTGGGGAGATTCCAGCTCCGTTTGCTTGATAATGGAAATCTTGTGCTGAATTACATGAATTTGCCAACCAAATTTGTTTACGATGACTACTATAGTAGTGAAACTTCTGATGcttcaaattcatcaaattctgGTTATCGATTGATCTTCAATGAGTCAGGCTACATGTACATATTGAGAAGAAATGGGCTGATAGAGGATCTCACAAAAACAGCACTTCCTACTATAGACTTCTATCATAGGGCAACACTCAATTTTGATGGTGTTTTCACTCAATATTTTTACCCAAAAGCATCTAGCGGTAACAGAAGCTGGTCCTCAGTCTGGTCCAAACCAGATGATATATGTGTCAATATGGGAGCGGACTTGGGTAGTGGAGCATGTGGATATAACAGCATCTGCAATCTAAAAGCTGATAAAAGGCCAGAATGTAAATGTCCACAAGGTTTTTCTTTGCTTGATCAGAATGACAAGTATGGAAGCTGCATACCAGATTTCGAACTAAGCTGCAGAGATGATGGACTCAATTCCACCGAAGATCAGTATGATTTTGTGGAGCTAATAAATGTTGATTGGCCAACATCTGATTATGAGAGGTACAAACCTATTAACGAAGATGAGTGCCGAAAGTCTTGCTTGAATGATTGTCTATGTTCTGTTGCCATTTTTAGAGATGGCTGCTGGAAGAAGAAGTTACCACTCTCGAATGGAAGATTTGACATTGGTATGAATGGGAAGGCTTTCCTCAAATTTCCGAAAGGTTATGTTCCTCTGGACAGGCCTCCTCCTCAGCTTCctggagagaaaaagaaaccaGACATTAAGTTCATCACTGGATCAGTAGTCCTTGGTACCTCTGTATTTGTCAACTTTGTATTGGTCGGTGCTTTCTGTCTCACTTCTTCCTTCATTTATCgcaagaaaactgaaaaagttAAGGAAGGTGGAAGTGGTTTGGAGACAAACTTGCGGTATTTTACATACAAAGAGCTCGCTGAAGCGACAAATGACTTCAAAGATGAGGTGGGAAGAGGAGGTTTTGGTGTTGTTTACAAGGGGACAATACAGGCAGGCTCTACTAGGGTTGTTGCTGTCAAGAAGTTAGATAAAGTGGTTCAGGATGgggaaaaagaatttaaaacagAAGTACAAGTGATTGGCCAGACGCATCACAAGAATTTGGTCCGGTTGCTAGGATTTTGTGACGAGGGGCAGAATCGATTGTTGGTGTACGAGTTCTTGAGTAATGGCACTCTAGCAAACTTCCTTTTCGGATGCTCTAAGCCTAATTGGAAGCAAAGGACCCAAATTGCCTTTGGCATTGCAAGAGGACTCTTGTACCTGCATGAAGAATGCGGCACCCAAATCATTCATTGTGATATAAAGCCTCAGAACATACTTCTTGACAATTATTACAATGCTCGaatatctgattttggactggCAAAGCTTTTGGTGATGGATCAGAGCAAAACTCAAACTGCTATTAGAGGAACAAAAGGATATGTTGCACCTGAATGGTTTAGGAACAGACCAATCACTGTGAAGGTTGATGTGTATAGCTTCGGTGTCATGCTGCTAGAGATCATCTGTTGTAGAAGAAATGTAGATTTGGAGATCGGTGAAGTAGAGAATCCAGTACTGACTGATTGGGCTTATGACTGCTATATGGATGGAAGTTTGGATGTTTTAATTGGAGATGACACGGAGGCCAAGAATGACATATCGACACTAGAGCGTCTGTTGAAGGTCGGGATTTGGTGTATTCAAGAGGATCCATCTCTCAGACCCACCATGAGGAAGGTCACACAGATGCTTGAAGGAGTTGTTGAAGTTCCTGCTGCTCCAAATCCATTTCCATATAGTTCAATTAGCAAATACAGTCACTAATGATCTTTATTTCActtagatatgatttttctacagTTTCTTCCACCATGAAATGTAGCTTTATAAATTGAAACTCTGTGTTAAATTTGAATTAGTTTCCAAGGAATCAAAATGTTGTGATGAATCCAAAAACTTGGGGTTAGcatgttcttgttcttttagtttCCTTGCTTCAGATATACCAATGGAAGTTCATCGTGGTGTTACTCTCTTAGCAGAGTAAGGGTAGGGATCAGGTTTAAAGTCCAATTTGCTCTGTACTACCatgagaatcaaaataaaaaaacacaagtctTGGTCAAGAGATGTTTGGCTTGTTTGGGGGCATTTTTTCTTCCAGGAAACGCTTAGTGATAGACATGTAAGAACCTGTAGTTCTTGCCATGCGAAGTCGGACAAAGCTTTTTACAGAAAAAAGTGAAACATCAAACACCATTCCATTACATCATGGTTGTTTCCGCTATCCCTTTGCATAATTAAGAAAGTAACAACCAGCAACTTGGTCCCTTGAATTTCATGTTGAATGGTTAGTATACGGTTGTAAGTGAAGCATGTTGTAGCTATAGATATTCTCATGAATCTATTGGATGGGGGGTTTTATCAGGATAGGAACAGCTGATAACTATACAATGCACTATACTCTGTAGAACCCATCATCATTACTTCTATACCAGCATTTGTCTTAATAGAAAATGGACCGAGAACTCCATGACACTCAGACGCCCACTCTGTAGGGACCACAAGGATTGTAATTAAGTAGATTGGCAGGTAACCACTTCCATTTATGTATGGTTGAAAGTCTTGCCTGTTAGAATCTATGAAAATTTGCCTCTGAAGATAGCTGTTAGACTTAgtctttgtatttatttttttcgtaaCAGAGTCAGTTGCAAGTTTTGCTATTATTCTGTTATTAGTAGTAATCCAATAATCTCTTAtgtttgttgataatttatagCATTTTGAATTTGGTTGTAAGCCTTTAAAGAGGtattcttaatttataatatttattatctttcagcttcaactttctctcttttagaATTCTCTGCATTTGTTATTCATTTAAACTGCAGATTTCAATAGTATTCATTTAACTGTAGATTtaacagtggtatcagagcatataTTCCATGGATTGTGGGGCAAGTTTTTTGAGTGCTAAACATGGTAAGGTTAAGTGctaaacagagagagagagagggtaaGTGTAAACACTAGTAATTTATTTTGTCTACTGATTTGATGTCTACCTCAAGCAACTCTGCATGTGCAATTCCAGTGTTTAATGGTGAACA
It contains:
- the LOC18097250 gene encoding G-type lectin S-receptor-like serine/threonine-protein kinase RLK1, with the translated sequence MATAIFTLMFLVTMVLLQLMAVAQTNGSMPVGAFITATDDAPSWLSSSGEFAFGFQPLEYKDHFLLSIWYAKIPEKTIVWYANGDNPAPRESKVELRGDSGLVLTDPQGNLIWSSGSLLGTVSSGVMNDTGNFVLQNSNSFRLWESFSNPTDTLLPTQIMEVGGVVSSRRTETNFSLGRFQLRLLDNGNLVLNYMNLPTKFVYDDYYSSETSDASNSSNSGYRLIFNESGYMYILRRNGLIEDLTKTALPTIDFYHRATLNFDGVFTQYFYPKASSGNRSWSSVWSKPDDICVNMGADLGSGACGYNSICNLKADKRPECKCPQGFSLLDQNDKYGSCIPDFELSCRDDGLNSTEDQYDFVELINVDWPTSDYERYKPINEDECRKSCLNDCLCSVAIFRDGCWKKKLPLSNGRFDIGMNGKAFLKFPKGYVPLDRPPPQLPGEKKKPDIKFITGSVVLGTSVFVNFVLVGAFCLTSSFIYRKKTEKVKEGGSGLETNLRYFTYKELAEATNDFKDEVGRGGFGVVYKGTIQAGSTRVVAVKKLDKVVQDGEKEFKTEVQVIGQTHHKNLVRLLGFCDEGQNRLLVYEFLSNGTLANFLFGCSKPNWKQRTQIAFGIARGLLYLHEECGTQIIHCDIKPQNILLDNYYNARISDFGLAKLLVMDQSKTQTAIRGTKGYVAPEWFRNRPITVKVDVYSFGVMLLEIICCRRNVDLEIGEVENPVLTDWAYDCYMDGSLDVLIGDDTEAKNDISTLERLLKVGIWCIQEDPSLRPTMRKVTQMLEGVVEVPAAPNPFPYSSISKYSH